Proteins from a genomic interval of Rhodococcoides fascians A25f:
- a CDS encoding SPFH domain-containing protein — MEALIALAVIVVFVAVLMAKSISIVPQAEAAVIERLGRYTRTVSGQLTVLVPFVDRIRAKVDLRERVVSFPPQPVITKDNLTVSIDTVVYFQVTNPQSAVYEINNYIVGVEQLTTTTLRNVVGGMTLEETLTSRDSINGQLRVVLDEATGRWGLRVARVELKSIDPPPSIQESMEKQMKADREKRATILTAEGHRESAIKTAEGDKQSRILAAEGGKQAAILTAEGERQSRILRAQGDRAAKYLEAQGQAKAIEKVFGAIKAGKPTPELLAYQYMQTLPQMAQGDANKVWMIPSDFGDALKGFAKTLGAPGEDGVFRYEPNESAGNEPKPEDDSDEVAEWFETKTDPAVAEAVKAAEAVARKPVDTSLAASPELSKGFDVGALSASPEAEPEQR; from the coding sequence GTGGAAGCACTCATCGCACTGGCTGTCATCGTCGTGTTCGTCGCGGTGCTGATGGCCAAGTCCATCTCGATCGTCCCGCAAGCCGAGGCAGCCGTGATCGAGCGGCTCGGCCGCTACACGCGCACCGTGTCCGGGCAGCTCACGGTCCTCGTACCGTTCGTCGACCGCATTCGTGCCAAGGTCGACCTGCGCGAGAGGGTCGTGTCGTTTCCCCCGCAGCCGGTGATCACCAAGGACAACCTGACCGTGTCGATCGACACCGTCGTCTACTTCCAGGTGACCAATCCGCAATCGGCCGTGTACGAGATCAACAATTACATCGTCGGCGTCGAGCAGTTGACGACCACCACTCTGCGCAACGTCGTCGGTGGAATGACGCTGGAAGAGACGCTCACCTCGCGTGATTCGATCAACGGTCAACTCCGCGTCGTGCTGGACGAGGCAACCGGCCGATGGGGCCTGCGAGTGGCCCGAGTGGAGCTCAAGAGCATCGATCCGCCGCCCTCGATTCAGGAGTCGATGGAGAAGCAGATGAAGGCCGATCGTGAAAAGCGAGCGACCATCCTCACTGCCGAAGGACATCGTGAATCGGCGATCAAGACAGCCGAGGGTGACAAGCAGAGTCGAATTCTTGCAGCCGAGGGTGGCAAGCAGGCAGCGATTCTCACCGCCGAGGGTGAGCGGCAGTCGCGCATCCTGCGAGCGCAGGGTGACCGCGCCGCGAAGTACCTCGAAGCTCAGGGTCAGGCCAAGGCGATCGAGAAGGTGTTCGGTGCCATCAAGGCAGGCAAGCCCACACCCGAGTTGCTCGCGTACCAGTACATGCAGACGCTGCCACAGATGGCTCAGGGCGACGCCAACAAGGTGTGGATGATCCCGAGCGATTTCGGCGATGCGCTCAAGGGCTTCGCCAAGACACTCGGTGCTCCCGGCGAGGATGGGGTGTTCCGCTACGAGCCCAACGAGTCGGCGGGCAACGAGCCCAAGCCCGAGGACGACTCGGACGAGGTAGCCGAATGGTTCGAGACCAAGACCGATCCGGCGGTCGCCGAGGCGGTCAAGGCTGCTGAAGCAGTGGCGCGCAAGCCGGTCGACACGTCGTTGGCTGCGTCTCCCGAACTCTCGAAGGGCTTCGACGTCGGTGCCCTCTCGGCGTCGCCCGAGGCGGAGCCGGAACAGCGCTGA
- the mutA gene encoding methylmalonyl-CoA mutase small subunit — MSIASHEDAARSAHAAWQKSVAGVLAKSRRVEVADLPADPEHLLDSTTYDGITVSPLYTAFDERPEGPLPGQFPYLRGRDPHRDVNAGWKVCTRHGSTARDAADGDASVLNTQILDSLSNGTSALWLTVGGHGVDPTVLPEALRGVFLELAPLTIDAREDVSAAAASLFSILDSADIDDRAAVDIRLGVSTLTAQLGGTATIEMTEALELVRESIGRAETVRTITVDGTVFHNLGAGDAQELGASIAAGLEYVRSMTNAGIGISDALRQIEFRFAATDDQFQTIAKFRAARTLWARVAQVCGSPDAGDAPQHAVTSEAMMSQRDPWVNMLRTTLASFGAGVGGADSVTVLPFDAALHGGAAGVSKTFAARIARNTQLLLLEEAHLGRVLDPGAGSWYIEELTAAVAAKAWEFFQNVEASGGFRAAVDDGSLVAAIEKTRAERDSDIAHRLTPLTGVNEFPNLAEAPLSPEQTAQQGSAVHRYGRAFEALRDRSDAFLAEHDSRPTVLLIPLGSVAEHNVRTTFASNLLASGGIEAVNPGPLTVDGIAGSVGSSRASVAVVCGTDKRYADEASTAVDAARAAGVSRVLLAGPEKIFAGIEGTSRPDGFLTAKVDAVAVLTELLDTLGASK; from the coding sequence GTGTCCATCGCGTCGCACGAAGATGCCGCACGCAGTGCTCATGCGGCCTGGCAGAAGTCAGTGGCCGGTGTGTTGGCCAAATCTCGCAGGGTCGAGGTGGCCGATCTGCCCGCCGATCCCGAACATCTTCTCGATTCCACGACCTACGACGGGATCACGGTCTCCCCGTTGTACACAGCGTTCGACGAGCGACCGGAAGGTCCGCTACCGGGCCAGTTTCCGTACCTACGGGGTCGCGATCCCCATCGCGACGTCAATGCAGGCTGGAAGGTGTGCACTCGGCACGGCTCGACTGCCCGTGACGCCGCCGACGGTGACGCGTCCGTTCTCAACACCCAGATTCTCGACTCGCTGTCCAACGGCACCAGCGCCCTGTGGTTGACGGTCGGCGGCCACGGCGTCGACCCGACCGTGCTGCCGGAGGCTTTGCGCGGGGTGTTCCTCGAGCTCGCACCGCTGACGATCGATGCGCGCGAGGACGTATCTGCCGCGGCAGCCTCGTTGTTCTCGATTCTCGACTCGGCCGACATCGACGATCGCGCCGCGGTCGATATCCGACTCGGAGTGTCCACCCTCACTGCGCAGTTGGGGGGCACCGCGACGATCGAGATGACCGAGGCACTCGAGCTGGTCCGCGAGTCGATCGGTCGCGCCGAGACCGTTCGCACGATCACCGTCGACGGCACCGTCTTCCACAATCTCGGAGCCGGCGACGCGCAGGAACTCGGTGCGTCGATTGCCGCAGGCCTCGAGTACGTCCGCTCCATGACGAACGCAGGAATCGGCATCTCGGATGCTCTGCGCCAGATCGAATTCCGGTTCGCCGCCACCGATGATCAGTTTCAGACCATCGCCAAGTTCAGGGCCGCGCGCACACTGTGGGCGCGCGTTGCGCAGGTGTGCGGATCCCCGGACGCCGGTGATGCTCCACAGCATGCGGTGACCTCGGAAGCAATGATGTCTCAACGAGATCCGTGGGTGAACATGCTGCGCACCACACTCGCGTCGTTCGGTGCCGGGGTGGGCGGCGCGGATTCGGTGACGGTACTGCCGTTCGATGCCGCGCTGCACGGCGGCGCGGCGGGCGTGTCGAAGACCTTCGCGGCCCGCATCGCCAGGAACACCCAATTGCTGCTGCTCGAGGAAGCCCATCTGGGACGGGTGCTGGATCCGGGCGCGGGGTCCTGGTACATCGAGGAGCTGACGGCCGCGGTCGCCGCGAAGGCCTGGGAGTTCTTCCAGAATGTCGAAGCGTCGGGTGGATTCCGCGCCGCCGTCGACGACGGTTCACTCGTGGCGGCGATCGAGAAGACCCGTGCAGAGCGCGATTCCGACATCGCCCACCGGCTCACCCCACTGACCGGCGTCAACGAATTCCCCAATCTGGCCGAGGCTCCACTGAGCCCCGAGCAGACCGCGCAGCAGGGCTCGGCGGTGCACCGGTACGGCAGAGCCTTCGAGGCGCTTCGGGATCGGTCGGATGCCTTTCTGGCCGAGCATGATTCGCGGCCCACCGTGCTCCTGATACCGCTGGGAAGCGTCGCCGAACACAACGTCCGAACGACGTTCGCATCGAATCTGCTGGCTTCGGGCGGAATCGAGGCTGTCAATCCAGGTCCACTGACCGTGGACGGAATTGCCGGATCGGTCGGGAGCTCTCGAGCCTCCGTGGCAGTGGTGTGCGGTACCGACAAGCGATACGCCGACGAGGCGTCCACTGCCGTGGATGCAGCACGCGCCGCTGGTGTTTCGCGGGTTCTTCTCGCCGGACCCGAGAAGATCTTCGCCGGCATCGAGGGCACGTCGCGTCCCGATGGATTCCTGACCGCGAAGGTCGATGCCGTCGCCGTGCTGACCGAACTTCTCGACACCCTGGGAGCCTCGAAGTGA
- a CDS encoding TVP38/TMEM64 family protein — protein sequence MTRHLRDLRLIALVAVIVVFALVAVFAPHPSVEEIRQWGTAVGPAFPLAFFAVHAIVTIAPVPRTLFTLSAGVLFGPLTGLAVTIGASTVSAILALLLVRAIGREAVAARMSHSALDSIDDSLRRRGWLAVGSLRLIAPVPFSLVNYACGVSAVRLVPFAVATAIGMLPGTLGIVVIGGAIGGETHPVLLVLSAVCIAIGLSGLVVDWRLSRGSKSERVPAGSQQGGSLDSDESSLEA from the coding sequence GTGACCCGGCACCTGCGCGACCTCCGACTGATCGCGCTGGTGGCGGTGATCGTTGTCTTCGCCCTCGTGGCCGTGTTCGCTCCCCATCCGAGTGTCGAAGAGATTCGCCAGTGGGGAACAGCCGTCGGGCCTGCGTTCCCGCTCGCTTTCTTCGCCGTGCACGCGATCGTGACCATCGCGCCGGTCCCGAGAACCCTGTTCACACTCAGTGCCGGAGTTCTGTTCGGGCCGCTGACCGGCCTGGCCGTCACTATCGGTGCGTCGACGGTCAGCGCAATCTTGGCTCTGTTGCTGGTCCGCGCGATCGGACGCGAGGCCGTGGCAGCTCGAATGTCCCATTCGGCCCTGGACTCGATCGACGACAGCCTTCGCCGGAGAGGCTGGCTCGCCGTCGGTTCTCTGCGCTTGATCGCCCCGGTGCCGTTCTCGTTGGTGAACTACGCCTGCGGTGTATCGGCGGTGCGTCTCGTGCCGTTCGCCGTGGCGACCGCGATCGGCATGCTGCCGGGCACTCTCGGGATCGTCGTGATCGGCGGTGCCATCGGAGGTGAGACGCATCCGGTGCTGCTGGTGCTGTCCGCGGTCTGCATCGCGATCGGACTGAGCGGCCTGGTGGTGGATTGGCGGCTCTCGCGCGGCTCGAAGTCGGAGCGTGTTCCTGCCGGCAGTCAGCAGGGCGGGAGCCTTGACTCCGATGAATCAAGCCTTGAAGCTTGA
- a CDS encoding VWA domain-containing protein, which produces MSLTDFASPWWLGFLVVVIALTVGYIWVQRRKQKHVLRFSNMELLESVAPARPNRLRHLPTALVLVGLLFLTVAMAGPTADERVPRNRATVMLVIDVSLSMEATDVEPTRLAAAQEAAKSFADGLTPGINLGLVAFAGTASVLVSPTANREATKSAIDKLQLSERTATGEAIFTSLQSIDTLGAILGGGDAAPPARIVLLSDGKQTVPQNLDDPRGGYTAARAAKDKGVPISTISFGTSYGSVEIEDEGGVERVPVPVDDPSLREIATLSGGSFFTASSLEDLRDVYDTLEEQIGFEITRGDASRPWLILGVLFISSGLGSALVMRQRLP; this is translated from the coding sequence ATGAGCCTGACGGATTTCGCTTCGCCGTGGTGGCTCGGGTTTCTCGTCGTCGTCATCGCGCTCACGGTCGGCTACATCTGGGTCCAACGGCGCAAGCAGAAGCACGTTCTTCGCTTCTCCAACATGGAGCTGCTCGAGTCCGTTGCGCCCGCCCGGCCGAACCGACTGCGACACCTGCCCACCGCCCTGGTGCTGGTCGGTCTGCTGTTTCTGACAGTCGCGATGGCGGGTCCTACGGCGGACGAGCGCGTCCCACGCAACCGTGCCACCGTCATGCTCGTCATCGACGTCTCGCTGTCGATGGAGGCCACCGACGTCGAGCCGACCCGGTTGGCCGCTGCTCAGGAAGCCGCGAAGTCCTTCGCCGACGGTCTGACACCAGGAATCAACCTCGGGTTGGTCGCCTTCGCGGGCACCGCGTCCGTGTTGGTGTCGCCCACGGCCAACCGCGAAGCCACCAAGTCCGCCATCGACAAGCTGCAGCTCAGCGAGCGAACGGCCACCGGTGAGGCGATCTTCACGTCGCTGCAGTCGATCGACACTCTCGGAGCGATCCTCGGCGGCGGCGACGCGGCACCGCCGGCGCGCATCGTGCTGCTCTCGGACGGTAAGCAGACCGTTCCGCAGAACCTCGACGACCCACGCGGCGGGTACACCGCGGCGCGGGCAGCCAAGGACAAAGGCGTACCGATCTCCACGATCTCGTTCGGCACGAGCTACGGCTCGGTCGAAATCGAGGACGAGGGTGGGGTGGAAAGAGTGCCGGTACCCGTCGATGATCCGTCCCTGCGCGAGATCGCGACTCTCTCCGGCGGCAGCTTCTTCACCGCGTCGTCGCTCGAGGACCTGCGCGACGTGTACGACACCCTCGAGGAGCAGATCGGTTTCGAGATCACTCGCGGAGACGCCTCGCGCCCGTGGTTGATTCTCGGTGTCCTGTTCATCTCGTCGGGGTTGGGTTCGGCTTTGGTGATGCGACAACGATTGCCGTGA
- a CDS encoding NfeD family protein: MAAIIWLIAAVVLAGAEALTGDFFLLMIAGGALGTAGVSALTDFPVWADAIVFGVLSLALVLGLRPILLRRFANPPDTPMGMAALTGKSAVVLEQVTAHEGQIKLGGEVWTARPLDETEVYAPGTTVTVMEIDGATAVVWKGP, from the coding sequence GTGGCAGCGATCATTTGGCTCATAGCGGCAGTGGTGCTCGCCGGTGCCGAGGCACTGACGGGTGACTTCTTCCTTCTGATGATTGCCGGCGGTGCCCTTGGTACTGCCGGTGTCTCTGCTCTCACGGATTTCCCGGTGTGGGCCGATGCGATCGTCTTCGGTGTCCTGTCTCTGGCGCTGGTTCTCGGGTTGCGACCGATTCTGTTGCGGCGCTTCGCTAATCCGCCCGATACCCCGATGGGCATGGCAGCACTCACCGGCAAGAGTGCCGTGGTGCTCGAGCAGGTCACTGCACACGAAGGTCAGATCAAGCTCGGTGGTGAGGTGTGGACCGCTCGTCCACTCGACGAGACCGAGGTCTATGCCCCGGGTACCACCGTGACCGTGATGGAAATAGACGGCGCTACCGCCGTCGTATGGAAGGGACCGTAG
- a CDS encoding ferrochelatase, producing the protein MTTPGDFDALLVLSFGGPEKPADVRPFLENVTRGRGVPPERLDAVVEHYMHFGGVSPINELNRNIISALQAEFDSAGIDLPIYFGNRNWHPMIEDTVATMKSDGIGNALVFPTSAWGGYSGCRQYHEDIARARDAVGDGAPHLLKIRQYYDHPLMVDAFTDAVASARASLPEQHRAGARLVFTAHSIPSAADANAGPPEDGGHLYSRQVAEASRLVAAASGVEDYDLVWQSRSGPPQVPWLDPDICDHLEALSARSVDAVIVCPIGFVSDHLEVVWDLDTEAEEKARELGMAFARAGTPGSDVRFPKMIRELVDEYRLGADCRGLGRVPGYGSTLDGNRCAVGCCEQPTRPARPAGAASR; encoded by the coding sequence ATGACCACCCCTGGAGATTTCGACGCACTGTTGGTGCTCTCGTTCGGCGGACCGGAGAAGCCTGCCGACGTTCGACCGTTTCTCGAGAACGTCACTCGCGGACGCGGTGTTCCGCCCGAGCGTCTCGACGCCGTCGTCGAGCACTACATGCATTTCGGGGGTGTTTCCCCGATCAACGAGCTCAATCGCAACATCATCTCTGCATTGCAGGCCGAATTCGATTCGGCTGGAATCGATCTGCCGATCTACTTCGGAAACCGCAACTGGCATCCGATGATCGAGGACACCGTGGCGACCATGAAGTCGGACGGAATCGGCAACGCCTTGGTGTTCCCGACGTCGGCGTGGGGCGGCTACTCCGGGTGCAGGCAGTATCACGAGGACATCGCCCGAGCCCGCGACGCAGTGGGCGACGGCGCACCGCACCTGCTCAAGATCCGGCAGTACTACGACCACCCGCTGATGGTCGACGCTTTCACCGATGCCGTCGCATCGGCGCGAGCCTCACTGCCCGAGCAGCACCGCGCCGGTGCACGCCTGGTGTTCACCGCACACTCCATCCCCTCGGCCGCCGACGCCAATGCCGGTCCGCCCGAAGACGGCGGTCACCTCTACAGCCGTCAGGTTGCCGAGGCCTCGAGGCTCGTTGCGGCCGCGTCCGGTGTCGAGGACTACGACCTGGTGTGGCAGTCCCGATCGGGACCGCCACAGGTTCCGTGGCTCGACCCCGACATCTGTGACCATCTCGAAGCGCTCTCGGCTCGGTCGGTCGACGCGGTGATCGTGTGTCCGATCGGATTCGTGTCCGACCATCTCGAGGTCGTGTGGGATCTCGACACCGAGGCCGAGGAGAAGGCCCGCGAGCTCGGGATGGCCTTCGCCCGCGCCGGAACCCCCGGGTCGGATGTGCGTTTTCCCAAGATGATTCGCGAGCTCGTCGACGAGTACCGCCTCGGTGCCGACTGCCGCGGGCTCGGACGCGTACCGGGCTACGGTTCGACGCTGGACGGAAATCGCTGCGCCGTCGGCTGCTGCGAGCAACCGACCCGGCCGGCTCGTCCTGCCGGGGCCGCTTCCCGATAG
- a CDS encoding DUF58 domain-containing protein, with the protein MSGSDTAPVTAGSTGVSRPPSFRSGELRDPKLAAALRTLELTVRRRLDGVLHGDHLGLIPGPGSEPGDAREYQPGDDVRQMDWSVTARTTHPHVRQSVADRELETWLVVDLSASLDFGTTGCEKRDLAVAASAAITHLSGGGGNRIGAVVATGASTTRIPARGGRVHTQSMLRAIATTPSAEDGVRGDLRAAIEALRRPERRRGMAVVISDFLGPIDWERSLRAISARHDVLAVEVLDPRDLELPDVGDVVLHDPESGRTREFSTTPRLRADFARAAAAHRDDVEKALRRCGAPRLTLRTDGDWIADVVRFVTARRHTIGSGFTNTARTGTR; encoded by the coding sequence GTGAGCGGATCCGACACCGCTCCCGTGACGGCCGGCAGTACCGGCGTTTCTCGGCCGCCGTCCTTCCGCTCGGGTGAGCTTCGTGATCCTAAGTTGGCTGCAGCGTTGCGGACCTTGGAATTGACGGTGCGCCGACGGCTGGACGGGGTACTGCACGGGGACCATCTCGGGCTGATTCCTGGTCCCGGTTCCGAGCCAGGCGACGCCAGGGAGTACCAGCCCGGTGACGACGTTCGCCAGATGGACTGGTCGGTCACGGCACGCACAACGCATCCGCACGTGCGCCAGTCCGTGGCCGATCGTGAACTCGAGACCTGGCTCGTGGTCGATCTGTCGGCCAGCCTCGATTTCGGCACCACCGGGTGCGAGAAGCGGGATCTGGCTGTTGCGGCTTCGGCCGCCATCACGCATCTGTCGGGCGGTGGTGGCAATCGAATCGGCGCGGTGGTGGCCACCGGGGCCAGCACCACTCGCATTCCGGCACGAGGTGGTCGCGTACACACCCAGTCGATGCTGCGTGCCATTGCCACGACGCCCTCGGCCGAGGACGGTGTGCGGGGCGATCTTCGGGCGGCCATCGAAGCTCTGCGGCGGCCGGAGAGACGCCGCGGCATGGCTGTGGTGATCAGTGACTTTCTCGGGCCCATCGACTGGGAACGATCACTTCGCGCCATCTCGGCCAGACACGACGTGCTGGCCGTCGAGGTACTCGACCCGCGTGACCTCGAACTACCCGACGTCGGCGACGTCGTGCTGCACGATCCGGAGTCCGGCCGCACTCGCGAATTCAGCACGACGCCTCGGCTACGAGCAGACTTCGCCCGTGCCGCGGCAGCGCACCGCGACGACGTGGAGAAGGCGCTGCGGCGCTGCGGAGCGCCCCGGCTGACACTGCGTACCGACGGTGATTGGATCGCCGACGTCGTCCGCTTCGTCACTGCGCGCAGACACACCATCGGATCCGGTTTCACCAATACCGCTCGGACAGGTACGCGATGA
- the inhA gene encoding NADH-dependent enoyl-ACP reductase InhA, with product MGGLLEGKTILITGIITDASIAFHAAAMAQEQGAKVIITGFDRLRLIDRIAQRLPKEVPPAIELDATNEEHLAALADRVREVAPEGIDGVLHSIAFAPRTLMGPDAKPFLDGPGPDAARAFEISAWSYASLARAVLPVMNEGGSIVGMDFDPRTSMPYYNWMGVAKAALESVNRYVAREVGAAKRIRSNLVAAGPIRTLAAKAIAGTATGDAAKMDQLNVYWDGAAPIGWDVNDPTVVAKSIVALLSDWLPGTTGSIVYVDGGASHNTYLPENM from the coding sequence ATGGGCGGATTGCTCGAAGGCAAGACCATTCTGATCACCGGCATCATCACCGACGCGTCGATCGCGTTTCACGCCGCAGCCATGGCGCAGGAGCAGGGTGCCAAGGTGATCATCACCGGCTTCGATCGGCTCCGGCTCATCGACCGGATCGCGCAGCGGCTGCCCAAGGAGGTGCCCCCGGCGATCGAGCTCGACGCTACCAACGAGGAGCACCTCGCCGCGTTGGCGGATCGAGTACGCGAAGTGGCCCCCGAGGGCATCGACGGGGTCCTGCACTCCATCGCGTTCGCACCCCGCACCCTGATGGGACCGGACGCCAAGCCGTTCCTCGACGGCCCCGGCCCCGATGCCGCGAGGGCATTCGAGATCTCTGCGTGGAGTTACGCGTCGCTCGCGCGCGCCGTGCTCCCGGTCATGAACGAGGGTGGCTCGATCGTCGGAATGGACTTCGATCCGCGCACCTCGATGCCGTACTACAACTGGATGGGTGTGGCCAAGGCCGCCCTCGAGTCGGTGAACCGTTACGTGGCACGGGAAGTGGGCGCAGCCAAGCGCATCCGCTCCAATCTTGTTGCCGCAGGACCGATCAGGACTCTCGCCGCCAAGGCGATTGCGGGTACCGCGACCGGTGATGCGGCCAAGATGGACCAGCTGAACGTGTACTGGGACGGTGCTGCGCCGATCGGTTGGGATGTCAACGACCCCACTGTCGTCGCCAAGTCCATCGTTGCGCTGCTGTCGGATTGGCTGCCCGGCACCACCGGATCCATCGTGTACGTCGACGGTGGAGCGAGCCACAACACGTACCTGCCCGAAAACATGTGA
- the fabG1 gene encoding 3-oxoacyl-ACP reductase FabG1 — MSTPDFIARSVLVTGGNRGIGLAIAQRLQADGHKVAVTHRGSGAPDGLFGVVCDVTDSASVDAAFKEVEEKQGPVEVLVANAGITDDTLLMRMTEDQFQRVIDANLTGAFRVAKRANRAMLRARWGRMIFLSSVVAMAGGPGQINYAASKAGVIGMARSITRELGSRSITANVVSPGFIETDMTAELSDDLRGKAKEFIPLQRLGQPEDVAAVVSFLAGPDSSYVSGAVIPVDGGMGMGH; from the coding sequence ATGTCCACACCTGACTTCATCGCGCGATCGGTACTCGTCACCGGAGGTAACCGGGGTATCGGTCTGGCCATCGCCCAACGGCTCCAAGCCGACGGACACAAGGTGGCCGTCACCCACCGCGGATCGGGAGCGCCCGACGGTCTGTTCGGAGTCGTCTGCGACGTCACCGACTCCGCCTCGGTGGACGCAGCCTTCAAGGAGGTCGAGGAGAAGCAGGGACCGGTCGAGGTGCTGGTGGCCAACGCGGGCATCACCGACGACACGTTGCTGATGCGGATGACCGAGGATCAGTTCCAGCGGGTCATCGATGCAAACCTCACCGGAGCCTTCCGCGTCGCCAAGCGCGCCAACCGCGCCATGTTGCGCGCACGCTGGGGCCGGATGATCTTCTTGAGTTCGGTCGTGGCCATGGCCGGTGGACCGGGGCAGATCAATTACGCAGCGTCCAAGGCGGGAGTCATCGGCATGGCTCGGTCGATCACGAGGGAACTGGGCTCGCGGTCCATCACGGCGAATGTCGTGTCCCCGGGGTTCATCGAAACCGACATGACCGCAGAGCTCTCGGACGACCTGCGCGGCAAGGCAAAAGAATTCATCCCCCTTCAACGTCTCGGTCAGCCCGAGGACGTCGCGGCAGTCGTGAGCTTCCTCGCGGGACCGGACTCGTCGTACGTATCCGGCGCGGTCATTCCCGTCGACGGCGGTATGGGTATGGGGCACTGA
- a CDS encoding DUF3097 domain-containing protein, whose translation MYGGDILKGHSRMRKVPAPEVPADRGLVVEDAGTGYCGAVVGFERTYDGDFVRLEDGARTTRLFALREAAFLIDGRRVTLVRPKPAAATPQQSRSASGSTKVEGLRARTARASRIWVEGVHDAALVESVWGHDLRVEGVVVEHLEGLDNLGERLADFGPGPGRRVGVLVDHLVTGSKESKLTRSLGEHVLVTGHPFIDVWEAVKPAAVGIDAWPKIPRGEDWKTGICRELGWGSPREGWRRVYSSVSSFRDLEAPLIGAVEQLVDFVTE comes from the coding sequence ATGTACGGCGGAGACATTCTCAAAGGGCACAGTCGGATGCGGAAGGTGCCGGCGCCGGAAGTTCCGGCCGACCGCGGACTGGTCGTCGAAGACGCCGGAACCGGTTACTGCGGTGCGGTGGTCGGATTCGAGCGCACCTATGACGGAGACTTCGTCCGACTCGAGGACGGTGCCCGCACCACGCGACTGTTCGCCCTGCGCGAAGCCGCGTTCCTGATCGACGGCCGTCGGGTGACTCTGGTCCGCCCGAAGCCCGCCGCTGCGACACCGCAGCAGTCGCGCTCTGCCTCCGGGTCCACCAAAGTCGAGGGACTGCGGGCACGAACGGCCCGCGCGAGCCGGATCTGGGTCGAAGGGGTGCACGACGCGGCCCTCGTGGAAAGTGTGTGGGGGCACGATCTTCGAGTGGAGGGAGTGGTCGTCGAGCACCTGGAAGGCCTGGACAATCTGGGGGAGCGATTGGCTGATTTCGGTCCAGGCCCCGGCCGGCGTGTCGGAGTGCTGGTGGACCATTTGGTGACCGGTTCCAAGGAGTCGAAGTTGACGAGGTCGCTGGGCGAGCATGTGCTGGTCACCGGTCATCCGTTCATCGACGTCTGGGAGGCGGTCAAGCCTGCTGCTGTCGGTATCGATGCCTGGCCGAAGATCCCGCGGGGCGAGGATTGGAAGACCGGAATCTGCCGAGAGCTGGGGTGGGGGAGTCCGCGGGAGGGATGGCGTCGGGTGTATTCGTCGGTGTCGAGCTTTCGGGACCTCGAGGCACCGTTGATCGGAGCCGTCGAACAATTGGTCGACTTCGTCACCGAGTGA